In one Nitrososphaera viennensis EN76 genomic region, the following are encoded:
- a CDS encoding ammonia monooxygenase family protein, whose amino-acid sequence MVWLRRTTHYIFIVVVAVNSTLLTINAGDYIFYTDWMWTSFVVFSVSQSTMLAVGAVYYMLFTGVPGTATYYATIMTIYTWVAKGAWFALGYPYDFIVVPVWIPSAMLLDLTYWATRRNKHAVIIIGGTLVGLSFPLFNMVNLLLVRDPLEVAFKYPRPTLPAYMTPIEPQVGKFYNSPVALGSGASAVLTVPMTALGAKLNTWTYRWMAAWSKWD is encoded by the coding sequence ATGGTCTGGCTTAGACGTACAACGCACTACATATTCATAGTAGTCGTTGCTGTCAACAGCACGCTGCTAACCATCAACGCAGGAGACTACATCTTCTACACAGACTGGATGTGGACATCCTTCGTAGTATTCTCCGTGTCACAGTCGACGATGCTCGCTGTGGGTGCGGTATACTACATGTTGTTCACAGGCGTTCCGGGTACAGCCACATACTACGCCACAATCATGACTATCTACACATGGGTCGCAAAGGGTGCATGGTTTGCACTTGGCTATCCATACGACTTCATCGTGGTGCCAGTGTGGATTCCGTCGGCAATGCTGTTGGACCTCACGTACTGGGCGACAAGACGCAACAAGCACGCTGTCATCATCATTGGCGGCACGCTGGTTGGCCTATCCTTCCCGCTGTTCAACATGGTCAACCTGTTGCTCGTCAGGGACCCGCTTGAGGTAGCCTTCAAGTATCCGAGACCGACGCTGCCTGCATACATGACGCCTATAGAGCCCCAGGTAGGTAAGTTTTACAACTCGCCTGTGGCGCTAGGTTCTGGCGCTAGTGCAGTGCTAACAGTACCCATGACTGCGTTGGGTGCGAAACTTAACACGTGGACATACAGATGGATGGCCGCGTGGAGCAAGTGGGACTAA